The sequence below is a genomic window from Brooklawnia cerclae.
GGCGACCTGTTGGAGCAGCCGACGATCGTCGAGATCGCACGCGCACACTCCACCTCACCCGGCCAGATCGTGCTCGCATGGGAGATCTCGCGCGGCATCGTCCCGCTGCCCAAGGCGGCGTCCGACGAACGCCAGTTGGAGAATCTCGCTGCGTTCGAACTCGCCCCGCGGCTGACGCCCGGTGAGGTGGAAGCGATCACCGCACTCGGCCCGCTGCAGAGGGTCAACCCGCAGCAGGATCCCGCCACGTGGGAAGAGTGGTGATCGAGAGTCTCAGGCGCGTTCGCCCGTCCAGGTGCGGTAACCCGTGCCGAGCCGCTCGATGAGTTCCTCGATGTAGCGGGGCTGGGTGGCGAGGTTCACACGGACGAACCCCTCCCAACTCTTGCCGAACCATTCACCGTAGTCGACGGCTATTTTGCAGTGGTTCTGGACGAAGGCGTGCGTCTGGGTCGCGGGAATCACCGCGCGCAGGTCGATCAGCGGGAGGTAGGTGCCCTCCAGTTGGCACACGACCGCACCGGGCAGCGCCTCCTCCAGCCCCTGCTTGACCCGCGCGTAGTTGGCGACGACCACCTGCTTGAGCGCCTCCAGCCATTCCGCTCCCCCACGGTAGGCGGCTTCGGCGCCGACCAGGCCGAGCACACTCGGGTCGTACTGGCGCCGGGTGTAAGCGTCGTAGCGCGCCCGGAGCGAGGCGTCCGGGATGACGGCGGTGGCCAGGCCGAGCGAGGCGATGTTGAAGGTCTTGGACGCCGAGTCCACGATCACCGTGCCGGACGCGTAGCGCCCGCCGGCGACCGACAGCGCTGGGACGTGTGTGGCGTCACCGAAGGTGAAATCGTGGTGGATCTCGTCGGAGACGACGATCACACCATGCTCCTGGCAGATGCCCAGCATGCGGTCGAGTTCGTCCTCGGTCCACACGCGTCCGGCGGGATTGTGCGGGGAACACAGGATGAACAGCCGCACGTCGTTGTCGACGATGGCCTTCTCGAACCCGGCGAAGTCGATGGTGAACCGGCCGTCGTGATAGCGCAGATCGCTGGCGACGAGTTTGCGTCCGGTGTCGCGTATCGCGTTGTGGAACGGGTAGTAGACCGGTGTCTGGATGAGAACCGCGTCGCCCGGGTCGGTGAACGCGTTGACGAACCAGTACAGCGCGGGGACCACGCCCATCGCGCACCGGATCCACGCCTTCTCGGTGTGGAGGCCGTGCCGTGATTCGAGCCAACCCTGGTAGGCCTCGTAGAAGGAGCCGGGGATGATCCCGTACCCGAAGACGCCATGGTCCACGCGGGCCCGCAGCGCGTCCACGACCACCTCGGGCACCCGGAAGTCCATGTCGGCCACCCACACCGGTAGCAGATCGGGATCCCCGAACCGCGCCTCCAGACCGTCCCACTTGAGGGACGCCGTCCCACGGCGCTCAACCGAATAGCGTTCGACGAACTCGCTGGGCAGCATCCGTATCCTCCTGGTCGGTGAGTCTCGTGCCAGCCTAGAGCGAGACGTTGCCAGGTCCCAATTCACTCCCGCCGTGCCGCGCAGCCCACGTCTGCCCGATACACCTAGGCTGTCGCCATGCGCGATTCCCATCCCCACCGACGTCGGAGGGAGAACCATGCAGTTGAGGCCGGTCGCCCGGATGCACAGTGACTTCCCGTCGAAGTTCGGCATCCCGCGCCAACCGGGACTGGTGCCACAGTTGCGGGGGCGGGTGGTCTTCGAGCCGGAGTTCCGCAACCCCGACGCCGTGCGTGGGCTGAGCGGATTCAGCCACATCTGGCTGGTCTGGGAGTTCTCGGAGTCCATTCGCGACAGGTGGTCGCCGACGGTGCGTCCCCCTCGCCTCGGCGGAGAGGCGCGGATGGGCGTGTTCGCCACCAGGTCACCGTTCCGGCCGAACCCGATCGGGCTGTCGTCGGTCGCGCTCGAATCGGTCGAGTCGGATCCGAGGTTCGGGCCGGTACTCGTCGTGCGGGGCGCCGATCTCATGGACGGCTCCCCCATCTTCGACATCAAGCCGTACGTGGCGAGCGACATTCACGCGGACGCACGGCTGGGGTTCTCGGCGCGTGTCCCCCATGAGCGCCTGGAGGTCGTGTTCCCCGAGGAACTCCGCGCCCGGGTGCCGGCCGCGAGCCGCGAGGCTCTTCTGGGCGTGCTCGCCGAGGATCCGCGTCCCGCCTACCAGGACGATCCCGAGCGTGTCTACGGGCTGGGTTTCGCCGGGGTCAACGTCCGGTTCACGGTGGCCGACGGGACGCTGACCGTGCGCGAGGTCGCCCCCGTCGACCTGTGGTGATCGGGACGGACCAAGGTTGTTGAATGTTGGACAATAGTAGTGTGCCGACTCTGATCTTTCTTCACGCCCATCCCGACGACGAGGCCAGCCAGACCTCGGGGACGATGGCCCTGGCTTCCGACAAGGGCTATCGCGTCGTCGTTGTCTATGCCACGAACGGGGACCACGGGACAGTGCCACCCGACCTGCGGTCGGGCGAGACGGTGGCCGATCGACGGCAGGCCGAGGCCACGGAATCGGCGCGCATCATCGGCGTCCACCGCGTCGAATGGCTCGGGTACCGGGATTCAGGGATGAACGGGTGGGCCCAGAACGGCGATCCCGACTGCTTCGCGCAGGCCGATGTCGACGAGGCCGCCGCCCGGCTCGCCGCGATCCTCGACGAGGAGGACGCCGATGTGCTCGTCGGCTATGACTGGCACGGCACCTACGGGCATCCGGACCACGTCAAGGTCCACACCGTCGCGTACCGCGCGGCCGAACTCGCCGCCCACCGCCCGCGGGTGATCGAGGAGACCCGCAGCACCGATGCCGATCGCCTTCTGTTCGCACAGGCCAGGGAGGTGGGCCTCGACTTCGGGGAAGAACAGGTCGGGGACGACGGCCTGCCCATGGGCGTGCCGGCCTCCGACATCAACTGGCGGGTCGATGTGTCGGGGGTCCTCGACCGTAAGCGTGCCGCCCTGGCGGCCCATGCGAGCCAGGAGGACGCCAGGGCTCTGCTGGGCCTGCCCGCTGTCGTGTTCGACGCCTGGATGTCGAGCGAGTACTACCGCGAGGACGGGCTCGGTCGTCCTCTGGCTGACGGATGGCCCTTCTGAGCAGGAGCGTCGCCGTCCCTCCGTCGGCCTCGCCCGGCTCCTGAACCTCCGATTCCGACCCACAGTGTGTTCACAGTGCACACAACGTGGTTTGCCAACTTGGGCTGGCCTACTGGGGATCACGACGAACAAGGGATGTCGTGAGGGAAGGGACTCCAGATGAAAGCCAGCTACCAGATCGGAACCGACTACCAGATCGGAAGGGACGCGGAGGCGACCACGCCCGCACCCGGCAGGAGGAGGGGCGTCGTCGCGGCATCGACCCGGGGTCGTGGCCAGTCCGTCGCACTCGGCAGGAGCGACATCCTCGCGAGGATCGATCAGTGCATCGTCAACGGAACCCTCACGCCCGGTGAGGGTGATTCGGTCAGGAGGGCCGTCGACGCCGGCATCATCAGGCACAGGAGGTGATGAGCTCCGGCGCGACCGAACCAGGATCACACGCGGCAGGCGGCTGTCCCCCCGGCAGCCGCCTGCCGCGTGTGATCCTGCTCGTCGGTGCCGATGTCGGGCTCAAGCGTCCACCTGATCTCAACCGACGCGGTGGCGTCCGTCCGCCAGGGAGTCGTTCAGGTGGGTCAGAAACTCGACAGTGGCGTCCAGTTCCCGTGTCCGCTCCCCGACCAGTGGGCGGAGAGCCGCACTCCAGGCAGCGTGCAGCGTCGCGAGTTCCTCGGCCGCTTGTTGAGTGGGCCACAGGTGCGCCTCGCGCCGGTTCTCGGTGGCCGACATCCGCTCGACCAGGCCCTCCCCCTCCAGGACGCGCAGTGCGGCGCTGAGGTTGCTGCGCTGGATGCCCACCGCGTCTGCCACCTCGCTGGGTGTGTCCCCTGGGTGTTGCTCCACCCGGCGCAGCACCTTCACCTGCTGCGGTGTGAGTGGGACGACCCCGGTCATCAGCCCTCGCAACTCTCGCGCGATCGACGTGATCAGATCGGCCAGCTGCGCGTATTCGTCCGGCGCCGACAGCGGTGTCTGAGGCATGTGACCATGGTACGGTTCTCGATAGTTATTGCGCAATAATTACTGTGTAATCATCATCTTCGGGAACCCAAGGAGTTACATGACCACGCCGACGCGTGCTGGACGAAGCGTGCCCGTCCCCCTGCTGCTCACCATCGCGCTCCTCAGTGCTGTGTCTCCCCTGTCGACCGATCTGTACCTCGCGGCGTTCCCCACGATTCTGGCGGAGCTCCACACCACCGCGACCGGCGTTCAGCTGACCCTCACCGCCTTCCTCGTGGGTGTCGCCTTGGGTCAGCTCGTCTTCGGCCCGTTGTCCGACAGACTGGGCCGGGTTCGTCCCCTGCTCGTCGGGTCCGTCGTCTGTGTCGCGGCGAGCGCGCTGACCGCGGTGGCGCCGACGATCGGTGTGCTGACCGCGGCGCGCTTCGTCCAGGGCCTCACAGGCGCCGCCGGCATGGTCATCGGTCGCGCCATCATTTCCGACGTCGCCGCCGGCAAGGCGGCGGCGAGGGCGTTCAGCCTCATGATGATCGTCGGCGGCGTCGCCCCGGTCGTCGCTCCCCTGCTCGGTGGCTTCCTGGTGGGCTGGATCGGCTGGCGCGGCATCTTCTGGGTCGTCACCGGCCTCGTCGTGGCGATGCTGGTCGCCAGTCTGATGGTCATCAGGGAGACTCATCGTCCCGAGAAGGCGACGGCGGGCGGACGCGCGGACCTGCGTGTGCTCGCCTCGCGCGGATACCTCGGCCACGTCGTGACGATGGCCGCCGGGTTCGCCGCGCTCATGGCATACATCTCTGCCTCGCCGTTCGTCTACCAGCAGATGATGGGCTTCGGCCCGGTACCTTACGGTGTCCTGTTCGGTCTCAATGCGGTGGGGATCAGCACGTGCAGCGCGGTCGCCGCCAGACTGACCGCCACACACCGCGTCCGCGCCGTGCTCGGCGCGGGCCTGATCGGAGTGAGCGCCGGCGTGGCCGCCCTGCTGATCCTGGTGCTCAGCGGGGCGCCCGCGCGCTGGTACACGGTGGCGATCTTCGTGGCGGTGTCGAGCCTCGGCTTCGTCTTCGGGAACTCGACGGCACTAGCTCTGGCGCAGGCACGCGGAGTGGCAGGCACCGCGTCCGCGCTGATGGGAGCGCTGCAGTTCGCGCTGGGCGCCGTCGTGGCTCCGCTGGTCGGTATCGCCGGTGAGAGCACCGCACTGCCCCTGGCCGTGGTCATGGCATGCGCGATGGCCGTGTCCGCGACGGGCTTCGCCGTCGCCGGCCGACGAAGCGAAATG
It includes:
- a CDS encoding multidrug effflux MFS transporter, which codes for MTTPTRAGRSVPVPLLLTIALLSAVSPLSTDLYLAAFPTILAELHTTATGVQLTLTAFLVGVALGQLVFGPLSDRLGRVRPLLVGSVVCVAASALTAVAPTIGVLTAARFVQGLTGAAGMVIGRAIISDVAAGKAAARAFSLMMIVGGVAPVVAPLLGGFLVGWIGWRGIFWVVTGLVVAMLVASLMVIRETHRPEKATAGGRADLRVLASRGYLGHVVTMAAGFAALMAYISASPFVYQQMMGFGPVPYGVLFGLNAVGISTCSAVAARLTATHRVRAVLGAGLIGVSAGVAALLILVLSGAPARWYTVAIFVAVSSLGFVFGNSTALALAQARGVAGTASALMGALQFALGAVVAPLVGIAGESTALPLAVVMACAMAVSATGFAVAGRRSEMVITA
- a CDS encoding MalY/PatB family protein, translated to MLPSEFVERYSVERRGTASLKWDGLEARFGDPDLLPVWVADMDFRVPEVVVDALRARVDHGVFGYGIIPGSFYEAYQGWLESRHGLHTEKAWIRCAMGVVPALYWFVNAFTDPGDAVLIQTPVYYPFHNAIRDTGRKLVASDLRYHDGRFTIDFAGFEKAIVDNDVRLFILCSPHNPAGRVWTEDELDRMLGICQEHGVIVVSDEIHHDFTFGDATHVPALSVAGGRYASGTVIVDSASKTFNIASLGLATAVIPDASLRARYDAYTRRQYDPSVLGLVGAEAAYRGGAEWLEALKQVVVANYARVKQGLEEALPGAVVCQLEGTYLPLIDLRAVIPATQTHAFVQNHCKIAVDYGEWFGKSWEGFVRVNLATQPRYIEELIERLGTGYRTWTGERA
- the tsaA gene encoding tRNA (N6-threonylcarbamoyladenosine(37)-N6)-methyltransferase TrmO — encoded protein: MQLRPVARMHSDFPSKFGIPRQPGLVPQLRGRVVFEPEFRNPDAVRGLSGFSHIWLVWEFSESIRDRWSPTVRPPRLGGEARMGVFATRSPFRPNPIGLSSVALESVESDPRFGPVLVVRGADLMDGSPIFDIKPYVASDIHADARLGFSARVPHERLEVVFPEELRARVPAASREALLGVLAEDPRPAYQDDPERVYGLGFAGVNVRFTVADGTLTVREVAPVDLW
- a CDS encoding PIG-L family deacetylase encodes the protein MPTLIFLHAHPDDEASQTSGTMALASDKGYRVVVVYATNGDHGTVPPDLRSGETVADRRQAEATESARIIGVHRVEWLGYRDSGMNGWAQNGDPDCFAQADVDEAAARLAAILDEEDADVLVGYDWHGTYGHPDHVKVHTVAYRAAELAAHRPRVIEETRSTDADRLLFAQAREVGLDFGEEQVGDDGLPMGVPASDINWRVDVSGVLDRKRAALAAHASQEDARALLGLPAVVFDAWMSSEYYREDGLGRPLADGWPF
- a CDS encoding MarR family winged helix-turn-helix transcriptional regulator; its protein translation is MPQTPLSAPDEYAQLADLITSIARELRGLMTGVVPLTPQQVKVLRRVEQHPGDTPSEVADAVGIQRSNLSAALRVLEGEGLVERMSATENRREAHLWPTQQAAEELATLHAAWSAALRPLVGERTRELDATVEFLTHLNDSLADGRHRVG